The Psychrobacter arenosus region GCAAAAAATTTTTCTGATTTACGACAAAAAATGCCAACTGAAGCTCAATCGCGAGTAAAAAAAAGAGCCAATGCTGAAGTTAAGCGGCTACTTAGCGAAATGCCTCTGCACGAACTTCGCCAAGCTCGGGGCCTATCGCAAACCTTACTTGCCCAGCATCTGGGTGTACAGCAACCTGCCGTCGCAAAAATGGAAAAGCGTACCGACATGTATATCTCAACCCTGCGCAGTCACATTCAAGCGATGGGTGGTGAGCTGAATATCATCGCCAAATTTCCTGAGGGTGAAGTTAAGATCACCAATTTTTCTGATATAGAGGCACTCGATATGACGTCGTCAACTGCCCAAGCAGATACTGCAAGTATCAATATAGACGATGATTTAATTACTTAGTAAGAGCAATCACTCAAGAAAAGTAATCACTTAGCAAAAATATTGAGCCAATTAAATATTGTTCAACACCCATGCAGAGCCATCGCCATGCAAACCTTATACCTATCTCGCCTGCAACATTATTTATTCTGTCCTCGTCAGTTTGCTCTGATCGAGCTTGAGTGTGCTTGGGCAGAAAATGTCTTTACAGCTGAAGGGCAGGTCATGCACGAAAAGGTCAACTCCGGCGGTCATGACACCCGTGGCAATATTAAGACGGTGCGCACCTTGCCACTTGGCCATAAATCGTTAGGCTTAGAAGGTATCGCCGATGTGGTGGAATACCACACCGATGATGACGGTAAGCAGACGCCTTTCCCCATTGAGTATAAACGCGGCAAACCAAAATCACACCGTGCCGATGAGGTGCAGCTGTGCGCTCAAGC contains the following coding sequences:
- a CDS encoding helix-turn-helix domain-containing protein; translation: MPTEAQSRVKKRANAEVKRLLSEMPLHELRQARGLSQTLLAQHLGVQQPAVAKMEKRTDMYISTLRSHIQAMGGELNIIAKFPEGEVKITNFSDIEALDMTSSTAQADTASINIDDDLIT
- the cas4 gene encoding CRISPR-associated protein Cas4; the encoded protein is MQTLYLSRLQHYLFCPRQFALIELECAWAENVFTAEGQVMHEKVNSGGHDTRGNIKTVRTLPLGHKSLGLEGIADVVEYHTDDDGKQTPFPIEYKRGKPKSHRADEVQLCAQALCLEDMHGCEVPEGALFYGKTRRRHAVTFDEELRALTLEAINDCRHIIDSGITPKPIYSTSKCRNCSLKDHCHPKIFNKNAKSWLLERILD